A stretch of the Lonchura striata isolate bLonStr1 chromosome 17, bLonStr1.mat, whole genome shotgun sequence genome encodes the following:
- the SPATA2 gene encoding spermatogenesis-associated protein 2 gives MDTKYKDDLFRKYVQFHECKLNASDSKQRPINDEYLRVAAAALLCLPKIDPFYRFRLIKFYEMAENSLRSVKSSSLHCLHNAFNMLETLGINLFLYPWKKEFKNIKTYTGPFVYYVKSALAEDDVRQILSYMGYVQELGTTFKLKEQVDAIQVKMISFELFLAKVECEQLLEIHLQVKDKGYSEVDVVKERKSSSEDVRGCAEAMRRRLECKEALSTSMARMVLQKSASERASKDYYKPKVSKPSKSVDAYDSYWESKKPPLMSSLSLRKEPILVDAEDDIKDEIIRPSPSLLTMSSSPHGCSDEYLPTSSHHNGMLRTNVPYGSYFSAQEDLDLYTEPDSRSVLNFKRQDAIKPDVWLLKSDANPVYHKRTHLAKETASSKCQNCGIPCGASVCQKCDGLFGSRQEYPAVKQSSYSIKALPSDGLSPASALREKSQYTSQTQGQDRAAQFSSKAKPPGTSRCGFCNRSGAANTCTFCSKVSCDSCLNAYYYDPCCRKSDLHRFLPNNQLNYKSSQLSHVVYR, from the exons ATGGATACAAAATACAAAGACGATTTATTTAGGAAGTATGTACAGTTCCACGAGTGCAAACTGAACGCCTCTGACAGCAAGCAGCGTCCTATTAACGATGAGTACTTGcgagtggcagcagcagccttaCTTTGCCTTCCCAAAATTGATCCCTTTTATAGATTCCGGTTGATAAAATTTTACGAGATGGCTGAAAACTCACTGAGATCTGTGAAATCCTCAAGTTTACATTGTCTCCATAATGCATTCAACATGCTTGAGACACTTGGAATTAATCTCTTTCTGTACCCCTGGAAAAAGGAATTCAAAAACATTAAG ACCTACACTGGACCCTTTGTTTATTATGTCAAGTCTGCTCTAGCGGAAGATGACGTGAGGCAGATTCTGAGCTACATGGGCTACGTCCAAGAACTGGGAACGACGTTTAAGCTCAAAGAGCAGGTCGACGCCATTCAAGTGAAAATGATTTCATTCGAGCTCTTCCTGGCCAAAGTGGAGTGCGAGCAGCTTCTGGAGATCCACCTGCAGGTGAAGGACAAGGGTTATTCCGAGGTGGACGTGGTCAAGGAGCGCAAGAGCAGCAGCGAGGACGTGCGGGGCTGCGCGGAGGCCATGAGGCGGCGCCTGGAGTGCAAGGAGGCGCTGAGCACGTCCATGGCGCGCATGGTGCTGCAGAAGTCGGCCAGCGAGCGCGCCTCCAAGGACTACTACAAGCCAAAGGTGAGCAAGCCTTCCAAGTCGGTGGATGCGTATGACAGTTACTGGGAGAGTAAGAAACCGCCTCTGATGAGCTCGCTGAGCCTCAGGAAGGAGCCGATTTTGGTCGATGCAGAAGATGACATCAAAGATGAAATCATCCGTCCGTCGCCCTCTCTGCTGACCATGTCCAGCTCCCCACACGGCTGTTCGGATGAATACTTGCCGACTTCCTCTCATCACAATGGCATGCTAAGAACAAATGTCCCTTACGGCTCCTATTTTTCTGCTCAAGAGGACTTAGATTTATATACTGAGCCTGATTCTAGAAGCgtgttaaattttaaaagacaagACGCTATTAAGCCTGACGTATGGCTGTTAAAAAGTGATGCCAACCCTGTTTACCACAAACGCACCCACCTAGCCAAAGAGACAGCTTCCTCCAAGTGCCAGAACTGTGGCATACCTTGTGGCGCTTCTGTTTGCCAGAAGTGTGACGGCCTGTTCGGCTCGAGGCAGGAGTACCCAGCAGTGAAACAGAGCTCCTACTCCATCAAAGCCCTCCCGAGCGACGGCTTGTCTCCCGCCTCGGCTCTGAGGGAGAAATCCCAGTACACATCACAGACTCAGGGCCAAGACAGGGCCGCTCAGTTCAGCTCCAAGGCCAAGCCTCCGGGCACCTCGCGCTGCGGCTTCTGCAACCGCTCGGGAGCCGCCAACACGTGCACGTTCTGCTCCAAGGTCTCGTGCGACTCCTGCCTCAACGCCTACTACTACGACCCGTGCTGCAGGAAGAGCGACCTGCACAGGTTCCTGCCCAACAACCAGCTGAACTACAAATCGTCCCAGCTGTCCCACGTGGTTTACAGATAG